The nucleotide sequence ctctcccgtggtggtgaccctgcccggacccatcctcagctccttcccgcagaacaccgccgtcggatcctccacctccgctgctgttggcagcatcctcagctgtcagggcgtgcccatcacctcggggggctttgacctctcctgcatttccaaccgctactgtggcagaaggtgcaCCCCCTGCTAAAGGTGCTGGGCACTGGTCCCGGTCAAGGTCCCCCTGGAAATCACAACACGGCAGTGGACAGTAGCAC is from Meleagris gallopavo isolate NT-WF06-2002-E0010 breed Aviagen turkey brand Nicholas breeding stock unplaced genomic scaffold, Turkey_5.1 ChrUn_random_7180001921942, whole genome shotgun sequence and encodes:
- the LOC109364790 gene encoding feather keratin Cos1-1/Cos1-3/Cos2-1, which gives rise to MSCCDPCVPCQPCGPTPLASSCNEPCVRQCQNSTIVIEPSPVVVTLPGPILSSFPQNTAVGSSTSAAVGSILSCQGVPITSGGFDLSCISNRYCGRRCTPC